The Prionailurus viverrinus isolate Anna chromosome B4, UM_Priviv_1.0, whole genome shotgun sequence genome has a window encoding:
- the PRPH gene encoding peripherin isoform X1: MSHPSGLRASVSSTSYRRTFGPPPSLSPGSYSYASSSRFSSSRLLGSASPGSSVRLGSFRGPRAGAGALLRLPSERLDFSMAEALNQEFLATRSNEKQELQELNDRFANFIEKVRFLEQQNAALRGELSQARGQEPARADQLCQQELRELRRELELLGRERDRVQVERDGLAEDLAALKQRLEEETRKREDAEHNLVLFRKDVDDATLSRLELERKIESLMDEIEFLKKLHEEELRDLQVSVESQQVQQVEVEATVKPELTAALRDIRAQYESIAAKNLQEAEEWYKSKYADLSDAANRNHEALRQAKQEMNESRRQIQSLTCEVDGLRGTNEALLRQLRELEEQFALEAGGYQAGAARLEEELRQLKEEMARHLREYQELLNVKMALDIEIATYRKLLEGEESRISVPVHSFASLSIKTTVPEVEPPQDIHSRKMVLIKTIETQDGEQVVTESQKEQRSELDKSSTHSY; the protein is encoded by the exons ATGAGCCACCCGTCGGGCCTCCGAGCCAGCGTCAGTTCCACCTCATACCGCCGCACCTTCGGGCCACCGCCCTCACTGTCCCCTGGGTCCTACTCCTATGCGTCCAGCTCCCGCTTCTCGAGCAGTCGCTTGCTGGGCTCGGCATCCCCTGGCTCCTCCGTGCGCCTGGGCAGCTTCCGCGGCCCCCGGGCGGGCGCGGGCGCCCTCCTGCGCCTGCCCTCGGAGCGCCTCGACTTCTCCATGGCCGAGGCCCTCAACCAAGAGTTCCTGGCCACGCGCAGCAACGAGAAGCAGGAGCTGCAGGAGCTCAACGACCGCTTCGCCAACTTCATTGAGAAGGTGCGCTTCCTGGAGCAGCAGAACGCGGCCTTGCGCGGGGAGCTGAGCCAGGCCCGGGGCCAGGAGCCGGCGCGCGCCGACCAGCTGTGCCAGCAGGAGCTGCGCGAGCTGCGGAGGGAGCTAGAGCTGTTGGGCCGCGAGCGCGACCGGGTGCAGGTGGAGCGCGACGGGCTGGCGGAGGACCTGGCGGCGCTGAAGCAGAG GTTAGAGGAGGAGACGCGCAAGCGGGAGGATGCGGAGCACAACCTCGTGCTCTTCCGCAAG GATGTGGACGACGCCACCCTGTCCCGCCTGGAACTGGAGCGCAAGATTGAGTCTCTAATGGATGAGATTGAGTTCCTCAAGAAGCTGCACGAGGAG GAGCTTCGAGACCTGCAGGTAAGCGTGGAGAGCCAGCAGGTGCAGCAGGTCGAGGTGGAGGCCACCGTGAAGCCTGAGCTGACGGCGGCGCTGAGGGACATCCGCGCGCAGTACGAAAGCATCGCGGCGAAGAACCTGCAAGAGGCAGAGGAGTGGTACAAGTCCAAA TACGCGGACCTGTCCGACGCCGCCAACCGGAATCACGAGGCCCTGCGTCAAGCCAAGCAGGAGATGAATGAGTCCCGACGCCAgatacagagcctgacatgcgaAGTGGACGGACTCCGCGGTACG AACGAGGCGCTGCTCAGACAGCTGCGGGAGCTGGAGGAGCAATTTGCTCTGGAGGCGGGCGGGTACCAGGCGGGCGCCGCGAGGCTCGAGGAGGAGCTGCGCCAGCTGAAGGAGGAGATGGCACGGCACCTGCGCGAGTACCAGGAGCTCCTTAATGTCAAGATGGCCCTGGATATCGAGATCGCCACCTACCGGAAGCTGCTGGAGGGCGAAGAGAGCAG GATTTCCGTGCCAGTCCATTCTTTTGCATCCTTAAGTATAAAGACGACTG TGCCTGAGGTGGAGCCTCCCCAGGACATCCACAGCAGGAAGATGGTTCTGATCAAGACCATTGAGACTCAGGATGGGGAG CAGGTGGTGACTGAGTCCCAGAAGGAGCAGCGCAGTGAGCTGGACAAGTCTTCGACTCACAGCTACTGA
- the PRPH gene encoding peripherin isoform X2 — MSHPSGLRASVSSTSYRRTFGPPPSLSPGSYSYASSSRFSSSRLLGSASPGSSVRLGSFRGPRAGAGALLRLPSERLDFSMAEALNQEFLATRSNEKQELQELNDRFANFIEKVRFLEQQNAALRGELSQARGQEPARADQLCQQELRELRRELELLGRERDRVQVERDGLAEDLAALKQRLEEETRKREDAEHNLVLFRKDVDDATLSRLELERKIESLMDEIEFLKKLHEEELRDLQVSVESQQVQQVEVEATVKPELTAALRDIRAQYESIAAKNLQEAEEWYKSKYADLSDAANRNHEALRQAKQEMNESRRQIQSLTCEVDGLRGTNEALLRQLRELEEQFALEAGGYQAGAARLEEELRQLKEEMARHLREYQELLNVKMALDIEIATYRKLLEGEESRISVPVHSFASLSIKTTVPEVEPPQDIHSRKMVLIKTIETQDGEVVTESQKEQRSELDKSSTHSY; from the exons ATGAGCCACCCGTCGGGCCTCCGAGCCAGCGTCAGTTCCACCTCATACCGCCGCACCTTCGGGCCACCGCCCTCACTGTCCCCTGGGTCCTACTCCTATGCGTCCAGCTCCCGCTTCTCGAGCAGTCGCTTGCTGGGCTCGGCATCCCCTGGCTCCTCCGTGCGCCTGGGCAGCTTCCGCGGCCCCCGGGCGGGCGCGGGCGCCCTCCTGCGCCTGCCCTCGGAGCGCCTCGACTTCTCCATGGCCGAGGCCCTCAACCAAGAGTTCCTGGCCACGCGCAGCAACGAGAAGCAGGAGCTGCAGGAGCTCAACGACCGCTTCGCCAACTTCATTGAGAAGGTGCGCTTCCTGGAGCAGCAGAACGCGGCCTTGCGCGGGGAGCTGAGCCAGGCCCGGGGCCAGGAGCCGGCGCGCGCCGACCAGCTGTGCCAGCAGGAGCTGCGCGAGCTGCGGAGGGAGCTAGAGCTGTTGGGCCGCGAGCGCGACCGGGTGCAGGTGGAGCGCGACGGGCTGGCGGAGGACCTGGCGGCGCTGAAGCAGAG GTTAGAGGAGGAGACGCGCAAGCGGGAGGATGCGGAGCACAACCTCGTGCTCTTCCGCAAG GATGTGGACGACGCCACCCTGTCCCGCCTGGAACTGGAGCGCAAGATTGAGTCTCTAATGGATGAGATTGAGTTCCTCAAGAAGCTGCACGAGGAG GAGCTTCGAGACCTGCAGGTAAGCGTGGAGAGCCAGCAGGTGCAGCAGGTCGAGGTGGAGGCCACCGTGAAGCCTGAGCTGACGGCGGCGCTGAGGGACATCCGCGCGCAGTACGAAAGCATCGCGGCGAAGAACCTGCAAGAGGCAGAGGAGTGGTACAAGTCCAAA TACGCGGACCTGTCCGACGCCGCCAACCGGAATCACGAGGCCCTGCGTCAAGCCAAGCAGGAGATGAATGAGTCCCGACGCCAgatacagagcctgacatgcgaAGTGGACGGACTCCGCGGTACG AACGAGGCGCTGCTCAGACAGCTGCGGGAGCTGGAGGAGCAATTTGCTCTGGAGGCGGGCGGGTACCAGGCGGGCGCCGCGAGGCTCGAGGAGGAGCTGCGCCAGCTGAAGGAGGAGATGGCACGGCACCTGCGCGAGTACCAGGAGCTCCTTAATGTCAAGATGGCCCTGGATATCGAGATCGCCACCTACCGGAAGCTGCTGGAGGGCGAAGAGAGCAG GATTTCCGTGCCAGTCCATTCTTTTGCATCCTTAAGTATAAAGACGACTG TGCCTGAGGTGGAGCCTCCCCAGGACATCCACAGCAGGAAGATGGTTCTGATCAAGACCATTGAGACTCAGGATGGGGAG GTGGTGACTGAGTCCCAGAAGGAGCAGCGCAGTGAGCTGGACAAGTCTTCGACTCACAGCTACTGA